One genomic window of Campylobacter curvus includes the following:
- a CDS encoding FxsA family protein, whose product MLKLLWTPYIIAELVCLYFFVHRYGFLGFVSEVIISGILGLFLMFRVGFFEITSRMAFIKPSDIFGALGMAIGGFFLFLPGILTDFIGAIVVLLALFAKFRGGEDRAGEDFNSYRYYQSANSSENSDIIDIEVIEEKQDIEDRR is encoded by the coding sequence ATGCTAAAGCTACTTTGGACACCTTACATCATCGCCGAGCTCGTTTGCCTTTACTTTTTCGTGCATCGATACGGCTTCTTAGGCTTTGTCTCAGAGGTCATCATAAGCGGGATATTAGGGCTATTTTTGATGTTTCGCGTGGGATTTTTCGAGATAACTTCGAGGATGGCTTTCATAAAGCCAAGCGATATTTTCGGTGCGCTCGGGATGGCGATAGGCGGGTTTTTCCTGTTTTTGCCGGGCATTTTGACGGACTTTATCGGAGCGATCGTCGTGCTTTTGGCTCTTTTTGCTAAATTTAGAGGCGGCGAGGATAGGGCTGGGGAGGATTTTAACTCGTATAGGTATTACCAAAGCGCAAACAGTAGCGAAAATAGCGATATCATCGACATTGAAGTCATCGAAGAGAAGCAGGATATAGAGGATAGAAGATGA
- a CDS encoding proline--tRNA ligase, giving the protein MRFSKFYAPTTKEAPKDASLPSHIFLVRGGFVEQIGSGLYNFLPLGKMMLDKITKVVKEEMDAAGALEVSFSVVTSGELWKQSGRFNVFGKELLRFKDRKENDFVLSPTNEEAAVALVRGKVTSYKQLPLNIYQINTKFRDEARPRFGLLRGREFTMKDAYSFHANEADMKREFDLMEATYSKIFTRLGLNFRAVEADSGAIGGSGSKEFMVLAKNGEDDILCCDSCKYAANVEAAKRAKKTSDAPAPQADAAKFYTPNAKTIKAVAEFFKVDEFYTIKAVIKKAIYENTQKIVAFFVRGNDELQETKAQNACGALELVDASEDEVAAAGLVAGFCGPVGLSGVDFYIDNELKGQTQMICGANEKDYHFVGVSVSSFNDERFKDLVSVQAGDICPKCGGKLELSKGIEVGHIFQLGNKYSSAMGATFLDENGKARPFLMGCYGIGVSRLIAVMVEASHDDRGCVWKKECTPFDCEIVISNLKDEAGVKFATELYENLRNLGLCVLLDDRNERFGVKMNDFELLGFPYAIIVGKGLENGEVELITRDGLVKEVVKKDEILSVLKEKLC; this is encoded by the coding sequence ATGAGATTTAGCAAATTTTACGCACCGACGACCAAGGAAGCTCCCAAAGACGCGAGCCTGCCAAGCCATATATTTTTAGTGCGCGGCGGCTTTGTGGAGCAGATCGGCTCGGGGCTTTACAACTTCTTGCCGCTTGGCAAGATGATGCTTGATAAGATAACAAAGGTCGTAAAAGAGGAGATGGACGCGGCCGGAGCGCTTGAGGTGAGCTTTAGTGTGGTGACTTCGGGCGAGCTTTGGAAGCAAAGCGGACGCTTTAACGTCTTTGGTAAGGAGCTTTTGCGTTTTAAAGACAGAAAAGAAAACGACTTTGTGCTAAGCCCGACGAACGAAGAGGCCGCAGTCGCGCTCGTGCGGGGCAAGGTCACTAGCTACAAGCAGCTTCCGCTAAATATCTATCAGATAAATACGAAATTTAGAGATGAGGCCAGGCCGCGCTTCGGGCTGCTTAGAGGGCGCGAATTTACGATGAAAGACGCATATAGCTTTCATGCGAACGAAGCTGATATGAAGCGAGAATTCGACCTGATGGAGGCGACGTATTCTAAAATTTTCACTCGTTTGGGGCTAAATTTTAGAGCCGTCGAGGCTGACAGTGGAGCGATCGGTGGCAGCGGGAGTAAGGAATTTATGGTGCTTGCCAAAAACGGCGAGGACGATATACTTTGCTGCGATAGCTGTAAATACGCCGCAAATGTCGAGGCTGCAAAACGTGCGAAAAAGACTAGCGACGCTCCTGCGCCTCAAGCCGACGCGGCTAAATTTTACACACCAAACGCCAAAACGATAAAGGCGGTGGCGGAATTTTTCAAGGTCGATGAGTTTTACACGATAAAGGCCGTCATCAAAAAGGCGATCTACGAGAATACGCAAAAGATCGTGGCATTTTTCGTTCGCGGCAACGACGAGCTGCAAGAGACCAAGGCGCAAAACGCTTGCGGGGCGCTCGAGCTTGTCGATGCGAGCGAGGACGAGGTCGCCGCAGCCGGGCTGGTAGCAGGCTTTTGCGGGCCTGTGGGGCTTAGCGGCGTTGATTTTTATATCGATAACGAGCTAAAAGGCCAGACGCAGATGATATGCGGCGCGAACGAAAAAGACTATCACTTCGTCGGTGTGAGCGTCTCGAGCTTTAATGATGAGCGCTTTAAGGATCTAGTCAGCGTCCAAGCAGGCGATATCTGCCCTAAATGCGGCGGCAAACTGGAGCTTAGCAAGGGTATAGAGGTCGGGCACATCTTTCAGCTGGGAAATAAGTACTCAAGTGCGATGGGCGCGACATTTTTAGACGAGAACGGCAAAGCCAGACCATTTTTGATGGGCTGCTACGGCATCGGTGTGAGCCGCCTCATAGCCGTGATGGTGGAGGCTAGCCACGATGATCGAGGCTGCGTGTGGAAAAAGGAGTGCACGCCATTTGACTGCGAGATCGTCATCTCAAATTTAAAAGATGAAGCGGGCGTGAAATTTGCGACCGAGCTTTATGAAAATTTACGAAATTTAGGGCTTTGCGTGCTGCTTGATGACAGGAACGAACGCTTTGGCGTGAAGATGAATGACTTCGAGCTGCTGGGCTTTCCGTATGCCATCATCGTCGGCAAAGGTCTGGAAAACGGCGAAGTAGAGCTGATCACGCGGGACGGACTCGTAAAAGAAGTCGTCAAAAAAGATGAAATTTTGAGCGTTTTAAAAGAAAAACTATGCTAA
- the hemA gene encoding glutamyl-tRNA reductase has translation MHYLNISFTYKNTDISVREKLAFDSDEKKDQILRLLKSSKNIIECMVLSTCNRVEVLAYTDDIKSAMTHIIRCLTVYSGVFEDELFERADIYEDSGAVHHLFAVASSLDSLVVGETQIVGQLKNAFKFAFDNASSGEHISRLVHYACKCAARVRNETQISKNPISVSSVAVAKAKEIFGTLENKTAVVIGAGEMGELAAKHLIASGANVIIINRSSDHVEELVENLGDKASWDSILKLKEYINKYDLIFSSTSAPHAIITGELIEPQEFRRYFFDIAVPRDIDLVNTDKISVYSVDSLEEMVRRNLALREEQAQTAYSIVGQSTNEFLKFLKDNISIPLIKTIRKKAEICAEAELEKALKKGYLKHSDKEEAAKLIHQVFKAFLHSPTINLKSLASKNDAEQIAGGIKFLFDIKEENLENLTKDIDEI, from the coding sequence ATGCATTATTTAAATATCAGCTTTACTTATAAAAATACCGATATTTCCGTTCGTGAGAAGCTCGCCTTTGATAGCGACGAGAAAAAAGATCAGATATTAAGACTGCTAAAATCAAGTAAAAATATCATAGAGTGCATGGTGCTTAGCACTTGTAACCGTGTCGAGGTGCTGGCATATACGGACGATATAAAAAGCGCGATGACGCACATCATAAGGTGTCTGACGGTGTATTCTGGCGTTTTTGAGGACGAGCTTTTCGAGCGCGCGGACATCTACGAGGATAGCGGTGCGGTGCATCACCTTTTTGCGGTGGCTAGCTCGCTTGATAGCTTGGTCGTGGGCGAGACGCAGATCGTAGGACAGCTAAAGAACGCATTTAAATTTGCCTTTGACAACGCTTCAAGCGGCGAGCATATCAGCCGCTTGGTGCATTACGCTTGTAAATGCGCGGCCAGAGTGCGAAACGAAACGCAAATTTCAAAAAATCCTATCTCCGTTTCAAGCGTCGCGGTCGCGAAGGCAAAGGAAATTTTCGGCACTCTTGAAAACAAGACCGCCGTCGTCATAGGCGCTGGTGAGATGGGCGAGCTGGCTGCAAAGCACCTCATAGCAAGCGGCGCTAACGTCATCATCATCAATAGAAGTAGCGACCACGTCGAGGAGTTGGTCGAAAATTTAGGCGACAAGGCCAGCTGGGACAGTATCCTAAAACTAAAAGAATACATCAATAAATACGACCTCATATTTTCCAGCACCTCCGCGCCGCACGCGATCATCACGGGCGAGCTCATAGAGCCACAGGAATTTCGCCGTTATTTTTTTGACATCGCCGTGCCTAGGGACATAGATCTCGTAAACACCGATAAGATCAGTGTTTACTCGGTCGATAGCCTGGAAGAAATGGTGCGCAGGAACCTCGCCCTTAGAGAGGAGCAGGCGCAGACGGCATACTCGATCGTAGGGCAAAGCACGAATGAATTTTTAAAATTTTTAAAAGACAACATCAGCATACCGCTCATAAAAACGATACGCAAAAAGGCTGAAATTTGCGCCGAGGCGGAGCTAGAAAAGGCGCTTAAAAAGGGGTATTTGAAACACAGCGACAAAGAAGAAGCCGCAAAGCTCATACATCAAGTTTTCAAGGCGTTCTTGCACTCGCCGACGATAAATTTAAAGAGCCTCGCGAGCAAGAACGACGCTGAGCAGATCGCCGGCGGGATAAAATTTTTATTTGATATAAAAGAGGAAAATTTAGAAAATTTAACGAAGGATATAGATGAGATTTAG
- a CDS encoding polyprenyl synthetase family protein, whose product MDKIDEIMMEFIKELGYEPALKMFLNVNSGKKLRSKLLLKIAGTSDETLRLCAIIELIHLASLLHDDVIDDADTRRGKPSINALFGTKNSIMLGDIFYSKGFFELAKFPPNIARLVSEAVSKLSIGELMDVNLSENFNDDKQKYMDMIYYKTAVLIEATAACGAVLVGLDEMKFRIYGKNLGLAFQIIDDVLDITQSADTLGKPAMNDFKEGKTTLPYIYLYEALDEKGKKCLRSLHAREVSEEQSSWLTRNFAKFNCVQRSINEAKALCEDALVAIKGYKNKELEEIIKSMIDREF is encoded by the coding sequence ATGGACAAGATAGATGAAATAATGATGGAATTTATAAAAGAGCTTGGCTATGAGCCGGCTTTAAAGATGTTTTTAAACGTAAATTCCGGTAAAAAGCTACGCTCGAAGTTGCTTTTAAAGATAGCCGGCACCAGTGACGAGACGCTCAGGCTTTGTGCGATCATCGAGCTCATACACCTTGCTAGTTTGCTGCATGATGACGTGATAGACGATGCTGACACGAGACGCGGCAAGCCTAGCATAAACGCGCTTTTTGGCACTAAAAATTCCATCATGCTAGGAGATATCTTTTACTCCAAGGGCTTTTTTGAGCTTGCAAAATTCCCGCCTAATATCGCGCGTCTAGTCTCTGAAGCCGTTAGTAAGCTAAGCATAGGCGAGCTGATGGATGTGAATCTAAGCGAAAATTTCAACGACGATAAACAAAAATATATGGATATGATCTACTATAAAACAGCCGTTTTGATCGAGGCGACCGCTGCTTGCGGCGCTGTTTTAGTAGGGCTAGACGAGATGAAATTTAGAATTTACGGTAAAAATTTAGGCCTTGCCTTTCAGATAATAGACGATGTGCTAGATATCACGCAAAGCGCCGATACGCTTGGAAAGCCCGCTATGAACGACTTTAAAGAGGGCAAGACCACGCTTCCTTATATCTATCTTTATGAAGCTTTGGACGAGAAGGGCAAAAAGTGTCTAAGATCGCTTCATGCAAGGGAGGTGAGTGAGGAGCAAAGCTCGTGGCTGACGCGAAATTTCGCTAAATTTAACTGCGTGCAAAGATCTATAAACGAGGCCAAAGCTCTTTGCGAGGATGCCCTCGTCGCGATAAAAGGATACAAAAACAAAGAGCTTGAAGAGATCATAAAAAGCATGATAGACAGGGAATTTTGA
- a CDS encoding DUF2018 family protein — protein MDGIFEGSARDKFYDILFHANRAVVSNELDKIFEIFVAMREICDENGFDEAYLQNFMAREADKIYNGLNDVYIGLSGEILSQNE, from the coding sequence ATGGACGGGATTTTCGAGGGAAGCGCAAGGGATAAATTTTACGATATTTTATTTCATGCAAATAGAGCGGTCGTGTCAAACGAGCTTGATAAAATTTTTGAGATTTTCGTCGCTATGCGTGAGATTTGCGATGAAAACGGCTTTGATGAGGCTTATTTACAAAATTTTATGGCTAGAGAAGCGGATAAAATTTATAACGGACTAAATGACGTCTATATCGGGCTTAGCGGGGAAATTTTGAGCCAAAATGAGTAA
- a CDS encoding HAD family hydrolase translates to MKTIIFDMDGTIINSGVAIEKTVNDIRANMGLEPLQTDFIVKAINEPGRNLSLDFYNIDKPFAGLKEGFEEKFKAYYDLYAVCYDGVSELLGRCKDENFMVVLASNAPQNTLEAILRKNEILHFFDEVIGAGKDIPQKPDPTMLHIACERTNAKKAIFVGDSMKDELAAKNAKMAYLQVSWGFGKPSQSATFNAQDMKRAWEIISKF, encoded by the coding sequence TTGAAAACGATAATCTTTGACATGGACGGCACGATCATAAATAGTGGCGTCGCGATAGAAAAAACGGTGAACGACATCAGGGCAAATATGGGCCTAGAGCCGCTACAGACGGACTTTATAGTAAAAGCGATAAACGAGCCCGGTAGGAATTTATCGCTTGATTTTTATAATATCGACAAGCCCTTTGCTGGGCTAAAAGAGGGCTTTGAGGAGAAATTTAAGGCTTATTACGATCTTTATGCCGTTTGCTACGATGGTGTGAGCGAGCTTTTGGGCCGATGTAAAGATGAAAATTTCATGGTCGTTCTAGCCAGCAACGCTCCACAAAATACGCTCGAAGCCATTTTAAGGAAAAATGAAATTTTGCATTTTTTCGATGAGGTCATCGGAGCCGGCAAAGATATCCCGCAAAAGCCCGATCCTACGATGCTTCATATCGCTTGTGAGCGCACGAACGCCAAAAAAGCGATATTCGTAGGCGATAGTATGAAAGATGAGCTTGCCGCAAAAAATGCCAAAATGGCGTATCTGCAGGTAAGCTGGGGCTTTGGAAAGCCAAGCCAGAGTGCGACTTTCAACGCGCAGGATATGAAGCGAGCGTGGGAGATAATCTCGAAATTTTAG
- a CDS encoding O-acetylhomoserine aminocarboxypropyltransferase/cysteine synthase family protein translates to MKQETLAIHAGYDTNSGFGTMAVPIFQSTAYDFGSAQTAAARFNLTDSGHIYTRLGNPTTDVFETRVAALEDGAAAIATASGQAALFYSIVNIASAGDNIIIAKKIYGGTTVLFTHSLKRFGIEAKIFDSDTADDLENLINEHTRAIFFETLSNPQISIPNIEKIVSIADKHGVITIADNTVPTPILIQPFKHGVDVVVHSASKYMSGQGLSLGGVVVAAKHLNDKIKGNARYEHFNVPDPSYHDILYTDMADKFDIYTLRMRLAVVRDIGAVISPFNSWQLIQGLETLSIRMQKHSQNALEVAKFLDSHKFIKSVAYPGLPSNVDHKKAQKYFKNAMSSGLFCFETDSFERAQKLLSKVKLFKIVVNIGDTKSLITHPASTTHHQLTAEELKKAGISKELIRISVGLEDAEDLIADLAQALKE, encoded by the coding sequence ATGAAGCAAGAGACGCTGGCGATCCACGCGGGATACGATACGAATTCAGGCTTTGGCACGATGGCCGTGCCGATATTTCAGAGCACGGCTTACGACTTTGGCAGCGCGCAGACTGCCGCGGCGAGGTTTAATCTAACAGATAGCGGTCACATCTACACAAGGCTTGGCAATCCGACGACCGATGTGTTTGAAACTCGCGTGGCGGCCCTTGAGGACGGGGCGGCGGCGATCGCTACTGCCAGCGGTCAGGCGGCACTTTTTTACAGTATCGTAAATATCGCCAGTGCGGGCGATAACATCATCATCGCAAAGAAAATTTACGGCGGCACGACGGTGCTTTTTACTCACAGTCTAAAGCGCTTTGGCATAGAGGCTAAAATATTTGACAGCGATACGGCGGACGATCTTGAAAATTTGATAAATGAGCACACGAGGGCGATATTTTTCGAGACGCTCTCAAATCCGCAAATTTCCATCCCAAATATCGAAAAGATCGTCTCCATAGCCGACAAGCACGGTGTCATAACGATAGCCGACAACACAGTGCCAACGCCGATACTCATACAGCCTTTTAAGCACGGCGTAGACGTCGTAGTGCATAGCGCGAGCAAGTATATGAGCGGTCAGGGACTAAGTCTAGGCGGCGTCGTGGTCGCAGCCAAACACCTAAACGACAAGATAAAAGGCAACGCCAGATATGAGCATTTTAACGTCCCCGATCCCAGCTACCACGATATCCTTTACACTGATATGGCGGATAAATTTGATATCTACACGCTAAGGATGAGGCTCGCAGTCGTCAGAGACATCGGCGCGGTGATATCGCCTTTTAACTCATGGCAGCTCATACAAGGGCTCGAGACGCTTAGCATACGCATGCAAAAGCACTCGCAAAACGCCCTTGAGGTCGCTAAATTTTTAGATTCGCATAAATTTATAAAAAGCGTGGCGTATCCCGGACTGCCAAGCAACGTAGATCATAAAAAGGCGCAAAAATACTTCAAAAACGCCATGTCAAGCGGGCTGTTTTGCTTTGAGACCGACAGCTTCGAGCGCGCCCAAAAGCTACTAAGCAAGGTGAAATTATTTAAGATCGTCGTGAACATAGGCGATACGAAGTCGCTTATCACGCATCCAGCCAGCACTACTCACCATCAGCTCACAGCCGAGGAGCTAAAAAAGGCCGGTATCAGCAAGGAGCTGATCAGAATCAGCGTCGGGCTCGAGGACGCGGAGGATCTCATAGCCGATCTAGCTCAAGCCTTAAAGGAGTGA
- a CDS encoding potassium/proton antiporter has product MENFLLFFAILLITSILLSKISDKFGVPSLIVFLGVGMLAGSDGLLGVNFDNQFIAQNVGMIALIFILYAGGLDTDFAAIKPIFGRGLLLATVGVVLTALAIAPIAKILLGFSWLEALLLGAIISSTDAAAVFAILRAKKISLKNNIAPLLELESGSNDPMAIFLTMSIIQMISLSTVPSAYEWFSSLIMQFGVGIAMGYVFGVMLPAIFNRLRLKSWGLYPVFSMAWILLLYTLCFKIGGNGYLAVYIAGIFINKKEFVHKKNLIGFHDGIAWAMQIVVFLTLGLLVFPSQLPSIALMAFVLALWLMFIARPLGVFASLIFSKFSLSDKLFISWVGLRGVVPIVLATYTYVDQIPNANIIFNIVFFMVMISIFTQGMSLIYAADKFKVKDEEEAQEPAKVENSPILTYALRQHTIHFGSKLIGKNLAELELPADFLILLVKRKNEYIKPTGSTVFDDGDLLLVQCENHALYQETIKSFMA; this is encoded by the coding sequence ATGGAAAATTTTCTTTTATTCTTTGCGATCTTGCTGATAACTAGCATCTTGCTAAGTAAAATTTCCGATAAATTCGGTGTCCCTTCTCTCATAGTATTTCTCGGCGTTGGTATGCTGGCAGGCTCTGACGGGCTGCTTGGCGTAAATTTCGACAATCAATTCATCGCTCAAAACGTCGGTATGATAGCACTTATTTTTATCCTTTACGCGGGCGGATTGGATACTGACTTTGCCGCGATAAAGCCGATATTTGGGCGAGGACTCTTGCTGGCTACTGTGGGCGTGGTGCTCACTGCACTGGCTATCGCACCGATAGCTAAAATTTTACTCGGATTTAGCTGGCTGGAGGCGCTTTTGCTAGGTGCGATCATCTCGTCGACCGACGCAGCAGCGGTGTTTGCCATACTTCGTGCAAAGAAAATTTCGCTTAAAAACAATATCGCTCCGCTTTTGGAGCTGGAGTCCGGCTCGAACGACCCTATGGCGATCTTTTTAACGATGAGTATCATCCAAATGATCTCGCTAAGCACGGTCCCGTCGGCTTATGAGTGGTTTAGCTCGCTTATAATGCAGTTTGGGGTGGGTATCGCTATGGGTTATGTTTTTGGCGTGATGCTGCCGGCTATCTTTAACAGGCTCAGGCTAAAGAGCTGGGGTTTGTATCCGGTCTTTTCCATGGCTTGGATACTACTTTTATACACGCTTTGTTTCAAGATCGGCGGTAACGGCTACTTGGCCGTGTATATAGCGGGAATTTTCATCAATAAAAAAGAATTCGTGCATAAAAAGAATCTGATCGGCTTTCACGACGGTATAGCGTGGGCGATGCAAATAGTCGTATTTTTGACGCTTGGACTGCTGGTTTTCCCGTCGCAGCTGCCTAGTATAGCGCTCATGGCTTTCGTGCTCGCACTTTGGCTGATGTTTATAGCAAGGCCTCTTGGCGTGTTCGCATCCTTGATTTTTTCTAAATTTAGCCTAAGCGACAAGCTTTTCATCTCGTGGGTCGGGCTTCGAGGAGTCGTACCTATCGTGCTTGCGACCTATACTTATGTAGATCAGATCCCAAATGCAAACATTATTTTCAACATCGTGTTTTTCATGGTCATGATCTCTATTTTCACGCAGGGCATGTCGCTTATCTATGCGGCGGATAAATTTAAAGTCAAGGACGAGGAGGAGGCCCAGGAGCCGGCAAAGGTGGAAAATTCCCCGATACTCACGTATGCTTTACGTCAGCACACCATTCATTTTGGCTCGAAGCTCATAGGTAAAAACCTGGCCGAGCTGGAGCTACCGGCTGATTTTTTGATACTTCTTGTAAAACGCAAAAACGAATACATCAAGCCGACCGGCTCTACCGTGTTTGACGACGGAGATCTGCTGCTCGTGCAATGTGAAAATCACGCCTTGTATCAAGAGACGATAAAAAGCTTCATGGCGTAG
- a CDS encoding pyridoxal-5'-phosphate-dependent protein, translating into MAAKIFSQADILPLLELEISMIERFGGDKSGAKSISLIYFCLPNSNEYGEIFEKILRQTDVVIREGEHYIAVLYGTDKEGASVLLGGIQEFLGAKPIDLVVSYPQDAKDARALLTRFQDEIKDSYEILLDTLLANDKFEAFEDII; encoded by the coding sequence ATGGCGGCTAAAATTTTTTCACAGGCGGATATTTTGCCGCTTTTAGAGCTTGAAATTTCTATGATCGAGCGTTTTGGCGGCGATAAAAGCGGCGCGAAAAGCATCTCTTTAATATATTTTTGCCTCCCAAATAGCAACGAATACGGCGAAATTTTCGAGAAAATTTTAAGACAAACCGATGTCGTGATAAGAGAAGGCGAGCATTACATCGCCGTGCTTTACGGCACCGATAAAGAGGGTGCGTCGGTGCTTTTAGGCGGGATACAGGAGTTTTTGGGCGCCAAACCGATCGATCTTGTGGTGAGCTATCCGCAAGATGCAAAGGACGCTAGGGCGCTTCTTACGAGGTTTCAAGACGAGATCAAAGATAGCTACGAAATTTTACTCGACACCTTGCTTGCAAACGATAAATTCGAGGCGTTCGAGGACATTATTTGA